A genomic segment from Micromonospora echinaurantiaca encodes:
- a CDS encoding alanine--tRNA ligase-related protein → MNRDEIVRTFLDFYRERGHRPVSDSSLIPPPGDPVLFTTSGMHPLTPHLEGRPHPLGRRLVNVQRCLRTTDLDEVGDRTHLTVFEMLGSWSLGDYDVAQSLRWGHQLLREGFGVEPDRLHATVFGGDGQLGPDRVSLETWAELGVPVELTRGEDNWWSNGPTGPCGPDSEIFVWTGDGPPRGTPGTDDRWMEVWNHVQMRYHRHDDGRLEPLRQPNVDTGMGLERLEMVLGGTRSVFEGDGLRPWVRGVGGLWRLDEVPLRQVCDHLRSGVVVIGDGVRPSNTGRGYVLRRLVRRVLTTLWRDDPSRTLSDLPTEPIRHTLDGFGQQTGVGEVREVFGGEERRFRELLRRGRPLVRRRRSRGPLTGEDYRWLHDTHGLPRDLVDHLVGELG, encoded by the coding sequence ATGAACCGCGACGAGATCGTCCGCACCTTCCTCGACTTCTACCGCGAGCGCGGCCACCGGCCGGTGTCCGACAGCTCGCTCATCCCGCCGCCGGGTGATCCGGTCCTGTTCACCACCTCCGGGATGCACCCGCTGACGCCCCACCTGGAGGGCCGTCCCCACCCGCTCGGCCGCCGGCTGGTGAACGTCCAGCGCTGCCTGCGCACCACCGACCTGGACGAGGTCGGCGACCGCACCCACCTGACCGTGTTCGAGATGCTCGGCTCGTGGTCGCTCGGCGACTACGACGTCGCGCAGAGCCTGCGCTGGGGCCACCAGCTGCTACGGGAGGGCTTCGGCGTCGAACCCGACCGGCTGCACGCGACCGTGTTCGGCGGCGATGGGCAGCTCGGGCCGGACCGGGTCTCGCTGGAGACCTGGGCGGAACTCGGCGTACCGGTGGAGCTGACCCGCGGCGAGGACAACTGGTGGTCCAACGGACCGACCGGACCCTGCGGACCCGACTCGGAGATCTTCGTCTGGACCGGGGACGGCCCGCCCCGCGGCACCCCGGGCACCGACGACCGGTGGATGGAGGTCTGGAACCACGTGCAGATGCGCTACCACCGGCACGACGACGGCCGGCTGGAGCCGCTGCGGCAGCCCAACGTGGACACCGGGATGGGGCTGGAGCGGCTGGAGATGGTGCTGGGCGGCACCCGGTCGGTCTTCGAGGGCGACGGCCTGCGACCGTGGGTGCGCGGCGTCGGCGGCCTGTGGCGGCTGGACGAGGTGCCGCTGCGCCAGGTCTGCGACCACCTCCGCTCCGGCGTGGTCGTCATCGGCGACGGTGTGCGCCCATCGAACACCGGCCGGGGATACGTGCTGCGCCGACTGGTCCGCCGGGTGCTCACCACCCTGTGGCGCGACGACCCGTCCCGCACCCTCTCCGACCTGCCGACCGAGCCGATCCGGCACACCCTGGACGGGTTCGGGCAGCAGACCGGCGTCGGCGAGGTGCGCGAGGTGTTCGGCGGCGAGGAGCGCCGGTTCCGGGAGCTGCTGCGGCGGGGCCGGCCGCTGGTCCGCCGGCGCCGCTCCCGTGGGCCGCTGACCGGCGAGGACTACCGCTGGCTGCACGACACCCACGGGTTGCCCCGCGACCTGGTCGACCACCTGGTCGGTGAGCTGGGCTGA
- a CDS encoding fatty acid desaturase family protein, with protein sequence MTVIQKKSDNPIAHLTAEDIETIGRELDAIRDRVVASRGERDAAYIRKVIATQRRLELGSRAVLLFSLFPPAWVVGTAGLAVAKILENMEIGHNVLHGQWDWMRDPKIHSTTWEWDHVSPADQWKHSHNELHHRYTNVVGKDNDLGYGIMRVDEDQPWHPMHLGQPLWNFVNACFFEYGIAAYDLELGKNLQQGRHRDPQFRARARAVGRKIRRQVLKDYVLHPLLSGPSFLSTLAATFTANLIRNLWSHSVIMCGHFPEGVETFEKRSIEGETRGEWYLRQMLGSANISGSRLLHLMTGNLSFQIEHHLFPDLPSNRYQEIAPEVRALFDRYGLRYTTGSLPRQVFSAWKKVFRLSLPNRTPADPSPADDRPARALAPSLGG encoded by the coding sequence GTGACCGTGATCCAGAAGAAGTCCGACAACCCGATCGCGCACCTGACGGCCGAGGACATCGAAACCATCGGCCGGGAACTCGACGCGATCCGCGACCGGGTGGTGGCCAGCCGGGGCGAGCGGGACGCCGCGTACATCCGCAAGGTCATCGCCACCCAGCGGCGGCTGGAGCTGGGCAGCCGGGCGGTGCTGCTGTTCTCGCTCTTCCCGCCGGCCTGGGTGGTCGGCACCGCCGGGCTCGCGGTCGCGAAGATCCTGGAGAACATGGAGATCGGGCACAACGTCCTGCACGGCCAGTGGGACTGGATGCGCGACCCGAAGATCCACTCGACCACCTGGGAGTGGGACCACGTCTCGCCGGCGGACCAGTGGAAGCACTCGCACAACGAACTGCACCACCGGTACACCAACGTCGTCGGCAAGGACAACGACCTCGGCTACGGCATCATGCGGGTCGACGAGGACCAGCCGTGGCACCCGATGCACCTCGGCCAGCCGCTGTGGAACTTCGTCAACGCGTGCTTCTTCGAGTACGGCATCGCCGCGTACGACCTGGAGCTGGGCAAGAACCTGCAGCAGGGGCGGCACCGGGATCCGCAGTTCCGGGCCCGGGCCAGGGCGGTCGGGCGCAAGATCCGCCGGCAGGTGCTCAAGGACTACGTGCTGCACCCGCTGCTGTCCGGCCCCTCGTTCCTCAGCACCCTGGCCGCCACCTTCACCGCGAACCTGATCCGCAACCTGTGGAGCCACTCGGTGATCATGTGCGGGCACTTCCCGGAGGGCGTGGAGACCTTCGAGAAGCGCTCCATCGAGGGGGAGACCCGCGGCGAGTGGTACCTGCGGCAGATGCTCGGATCGGCGAACATCAGCGGCAGCCGGCTGCTGCACCTGATGACCGGGAACCTGTCCTTCCAGATCGAGCACCACCTCTTCCCGGACCTGCCGAGCAACCGCTACCAGGAGATCGCCCCCGAGGTACGGGCGCTCTTCGACCGGTACGGGCTGCGCTACACCACCGGCTCGCTGCCCCGGCAGGTCTTCTCCGCCTGGAAGAAGGTCTTCCGGCTCTCCCTGCCCAACCGGACCCCGGCCGACCCGAGCCCGGCCGACGACCGGCCGGCGCGCGCCCTCGCGCCGTCGCTGGGCGGCTGA
- a CDS encoding SigE family RNA polymerase sigma factor, which translates to MQATQRHEYVEFVTATTPKLRRTAYLLTGDQHRADDVVQQTLTKLYLKWPRVRGADDVEAYVHRMLVRVFQEERRSRWWGVRLLDRTPEPVPRDDPGGPDDAVVDAVTLRRALASAPPGQRVVLVLRFYADLSVEQTAGVLGCSTGNVKSQTARGLAALRRWLPLDTDAEEVAR; encoded by the coding sequence ATGCAGGCGACCCAACGGCACGAGTACGTCGAATTCGTCACGGCCACCACCCCGAAGCTGCGCCGCACCGCCTACCTGCTCACCGGTGACCAGCACCGGGCCGACGACGTGGTGCAGCAGACGCTGACCAAGCTCTACCTCAAGTGGCCACGGGTGCGGGGCGCCGACGACGTCGAGGCGTACGTGCACCGGATGCTGGTGCGGGTCTTCCAGGAGGAACGGCGGTCCCGCTGGTGGGGGGTGCGGCTGCTGGACCGTACGCCCGAGCCGGTGCCCCGCGACGACCCGGGCGGCCCGGACGACGCCGTGGTGGACGCGGTCACGCTTCGCCGCGCGCTGGCGTCCGCGCCGCCGGGGCAGCGGGTCGTCCTGGTGCTGCGGTTCTACGCGGACCTCTCCGTCGAGCAGACCGCCGGGGTGCTCGGCTGCTCGACCGGCAACGTGAAGAGCCAGACCGCGCGGGGCCTCGCCGCGCTGCGCCGCTGGCTGCCGCTGGACACGGACGCGGAGGAAGTGGCGCGATGA
- a CDS encoding ferredoxin reductase — MTTTVPASRAKRSVRGGLLRLAAAVTTPLLPEDYLDLLAPLRSADLRGRILAVRPETPDAATLVIRPGRGWRGHTPGQYVRLGVDVDGVRQWRAYSVTSAPGRRGDPITVTVKAIPDGLVSNHLVRRLRPGTIVQLDQAQGDFVLPDPAPGRVLFLTAGSGITPVMGMLRAGALAGADVVVVHSAPNAAQVIFGAELRRLAADGAIRLVERHTDTDGLLGVADLDALVPDHLDRETWACGPVGLLDALEEHWTARGCADRLHTERFRPTVVTPGEGGTLTFTRAAVTVEAGGATPILDAGERAGVLMPSGCRMGICFGCVVPLRQGAVRDLRSGQLTTAVPGDGVLVQTCVSAAAGPCDLDL, encoded by the coding sequence ATGACCACGACAGTCCCCGCCTCTCGGGCAAAGCGGTCCGTTCGGGGCGGACTGCTGCGGCTGGCCGCCGCGGTCACCACCCCGCTGCTGCCCGAGGACTACCTCGACCTGCTCGCGCCGCTGCGCTCGGCGGACCTGCGCGGCCGGATCCTCGCCGTCCGCCCGGAGACCCCGGACGCGGCGACGCTGGTCATCCGCCCCGGCCGTGGCTGGCGTGGGCACACCCCCGGGCAGTACGTGCGGCTCGGCGTCGACGTCGACGGCGTACGCCAGTGGCGCGCCTATTCGGTCACCTCGGCGCCCGGCCGGCGCGGCGATCCGATCACCGTGACGGTCAAGGCCATCCCCGACGGGCTGGTCAGCAACCACCTCGTCCGCCGGCTGCGGCCCGGGACGATCGTGCAGCTCGACCAGGCCCAGGGCGACTTCGTGCTCCCGGACCCCGCACCGGGCCGGGTCCTCTTCCTCACCGCCGGCAGCGGGATCACCCCGGTGATGGGGATGCTCCGCGCTGGCGCGCTGGCCGGCGCCGACGTGGTCGTGGTGCACTCCGCGCCCAACGCGGCCCAGGTGATCTTCGGCGCCGAGCTGCGCCGGCTCGCCGCCGACGGGGCGATCCGGTTGGTGGAACGGCACACGGACACCGACGGCCTGCTCGGCGTCGCCGACCTCGACGCCCTGGTGCCCGACCACCTGGACCGCGAGACCTGGGCCTGCGGGCCGGTCGGCCTGCTCGACGCGCTGGAGGAGCACTGGACGGCGCGCGGCTGCGCCGACCGGCTGCACACCGAACGGTTCCGCCCGACCGTGGTGACGCCCGGCGAGGGCGGGACGCTCACCTTCACCCGGGCCGCGGTGACCGTCGAGGCCGGCGGCGCGACCCCGATCCTGGACGCCGGCGAGCGGGCCGGGGTGCTGATGCCCTCGGGCTGCCGGATGGGCATCTGCTTCGGCTGCGTCGTGCCGCTGCGCCAGGGCGCCGTCCGCGACCTGCGCAGCGGCCAGCTCACCACCGCCGTGCCCGGCGACGGCGTCCTCGTGCAGACCTGCGTCTCGGCGGCCGCCGGCCCCTGCGACCTCGACCTCTGA